The following coding sequences are from one Aethina tumida isolate Nest 87 chromosome 2, icAetTumi1.1, whole genome shotgun sequence window:
- the LOC109603128 gene encoding polyadenylate-binding protein 2-like, protein MSTANTCLDNSTEKMSENEINVSNNISSPPGEQENVSVNSDDSELEEMKARVKEMEDESEKLRQLQAEIDRQMQLDSPPHYNLTVSLEEKMEADNRSVYVGNVDYGTTPQELTKHFQGCGIINRVKIQHNKYDGKPKGFAYIEFGHTDSVRLAMAMDESLLRGRQIKVMPKRTNRPGISTTHRAPRGRNFFRGRGGRGRGSRGFKRPGRGFYNPY, encoded by the coding sequence ATGTCTACTGCCAACACTTGCCTTGATAACAGCACCGAAAAAATGAGTGAAAATGAAATCAATGTCTCGAACAACATCTCCTCGCCCCCTGGTGAACAAGAGAACGTGTCGGTCAACTCAGACGACAGTGAATTGGAAGAGATGAAGGCCAGAGTGAAAGAGATGGAGGACGAATCAGAGAAGCTGAGACAGCTACAAGCTGAAATCGACAGACAGATGCAGCTGGACAGTCCACCGCACTACAACCTTACCGTCTCCCTCGAGGAGAAGATGGAGGCGGACAATCGTAGCGTGTACGTGGGAAACGTCGATTACGGCACCACCCCGCAGGAGCTGACCAAGCATTTCCAGGGTTGCGGTATCATTAACCGTGTCAAGATTCAGCACAACAAGTACGATGGGAAGCCGAAGGGCTTCGCCTACATCGAATTCGGACATACGGATTCGGTGCGTCTGGCCATGGCCATGGACGAGTCCTTGTTGAGGGGACGTCAGATTAAGGTGATGCCGAAGAGGACCAACCGTCCCGGCATTTCCACCACTCATCGTGCACCTAGAGGAAGGAACTTTTTCAGAGGAAGAGGAGGCAGGGGACGAGGTTCCAGAGGATTCAAAAGACCTGGACGTGGATTTTATAAtccgtattaa